The Lewinellaceae bacterium DNA window TGTTAAATCATTCATCGATACATTGACCTGAACATCTTGCTCGCAAATAGAAAGTGCACTTGAGCGTTCAGACGACAAATAATTGGTAATGTGAATGGTATAAGCACCGGGTGATAATCCTTCCCAATGACTTGTCGTCACGGTTAGACCATTATTCAGGGAAAAGTAGGTCGGAAAGCAGGAGCCACCATCCGTAATCAATTCGATCGTTCCGTCATTTACTGCGGAACAACTTGCATCCGTTACATTAACCGCAACCACTTCGGGACAGATGAGATTAAAAGTCAGATTGACACAGGAAACAGTGATGTCATCCGGCAAACCACAAAATCCAATTTCCCAGTCCCCGTTTGGATTAATCCCCAAATCATTGAGTTCGGTAAAGTCATCGAAAGGCTGGTAGGACTTACCGGAAGGCTGGGCCACGTTAGCCGAAGAGAAAGGCAAATTGGGACAACCTTTAAATTCGATGTTCAGTGGTCCGTTTGAATAATTAGGGAAGCTATTGAGGCCTTCTTCCCCGGAGGCCAGCAAATAGATGCTGTCATTTGGTGCGCGGAGATAAATATTGCAGGCAAATCCGGCGGATTGGGAAAGGACTACCCCTACCCCGTCGATCCCGTAGTTATCAGCCCCCAGATTCCCGACACCGCTCACCGGAACAGAGATCCAGGTCATGGTGGGACAATTGGCAGTGATAGAGACATCGACTCCACAGTCCGCATTGGCAAAAAAAGCAATTTGGCTTAATGCTGAAGATACGCTGATCATGAGCAAAGCACCAATCAGGAGAACCGATTGATGCATCAGGCGGTTGGTGCGTTTGATTGAATAATAGTTCATGTTGGACGGGTTTTTCTTGTTCGATTAAATCACCAATAGCGATTCTTTCGTAACTAAAATTAGTCAGCGAGACCTCCCATCCTGTCTCTGTGGTTATGAGTGCATGTCTTCGATGTCATGAACGGGGGCATAGAGGTCATGAGCGGTAAAAGAGAATGAGATTTAGATTTAAGATTATTTGATTTAAGATTTGAGATTTGAGATTATGTGATTTGAGATTAATTGATTTGAGATTTTGGAATCTTACTTACACCCCAGAAAACCACAAAACCCTTGCCTCCCTGACTCCCTGATGCCCTGCATTACCCACCCCTGTTTCCCCTCCTGGGAGGGGACTAATTACTGCTGTTCTGATGTCTCTTCCGGCAAGCATAGTCAATGCATGGATGAAATCGTAACGAAGCCACAGCAGATGATATGCTTTGATTACAGATAATGTGATTTGAGATTATGTGATTTGAGATTTGAGATTAATTGATTTGAGATTTTGGAATCTTACTTACACCCCAGAAAACCACAAAACCAGAAAACCACAATACCACAAAACCACAATACCACAAAACCACAATACCTTTGCCTCCCTGACACTCTGATGCCCTGATGCCTTGATACCTCGCAACCATTCCATATCTTCATTTCATGTCCCTCAAGAAAAACATCCTGATCGTAGAAGATGAGCTCCTATATGCCTCCAGGCTGGAGATGCAATTGGAGTTGCTGGGCTACACGGTGGTTGGGAGCGCCGACAGCAGCGAAACGGCATTGGATATGATCCGGGAGAATGATGTTGATCTGATCCTCATGGATATCCACATCCAGGGAAATTATGATGGAGTTGAGTTGACTGAGCAGGTCCAAAAAATTCAACCGGTCCCGGTTATATTCCTTACCTCTCAGGAGGACGAAATGACCTTTAAACGGGCGGCGCGTACCAAGCCCGCCGGGTTTATCCTTAAGCCTTGTTCCGATGTACAGCTGCAACGTTCCATCCAATTAGCCCTGGACCAGGAGAAGCAGGAGACTATATCTGACAGCGACCAGGAAGCAACCAGGGTTATAGAAGAAGATCTGTTCATCCAGAAGAATCAGACCGTGCACCGTGTACCCATACGTTCCATTGAATACCTGGAAGCCGATGGCCGGTATTGCCGCGTGCATTGTGATCTTGGACTTTTCCTGGTGCGTAAACCGCTGAAAGAACTACTGAAATTGTTACCCGAATCCCATTTTATCCAGTGTCACCGGAGCTATGTTATCAATCTCCAACAGGTAGAAAAAATCGACCTGGAAGACGATCAAATTGTACTCAAGAGCCATCGGATCCCGGTCAGTAAACGGGAACGCGAACACGTCCTGGAGCGACTCCGGCTGCTTAAATAATGATTAAACTTCCGTTTGTTTTCCCCAGAAACCGCACCAGCTTGAAGAAGTGGGAACATTTGATACTCAGGAAATAGCCGGAAGTGTTACCGTGATCTTTGTACCATGTCCTTTTTCACTCTCCACACTAATAGTCCCCTTGTTTTGTTCCACAAGGTCTTTGCAGAGGACCAATCCCAGCCCGGTCCCCCGTTCGCCATAGGTCCCGGAAGTTGATTTATGAGAGAGTTCAAACAGCTGATTCAATTGCTCCCGATTCATTCCTTCTCCCTGATCAACAATCGATAGTTGAGTGATGTTGCCCAGTGACTTGGCTTCCAATTCAATAACCTGGCCCGTGAAACTGAACTTCAGGGCATTGGAAAGTAAATTCCTTAGGAGGGTATGCAAGGCATTCTTATCGGCAAATACCATACAATCCGAATCCACCCAAGGCCGGATGGTAATCTCTTTTTGCAGTGCGGTGGAAGTATAGATCGAAATCACCTCTTCAAAGGCTTTCGCTACACGGATTTGTTCAGGATGGTAAGGGATCACGCCCAATTGCTGCCGGGCCCAATTCAATAAATTGTCTAGCAATGCACTCAACTGGTGGGTTGTCTTTCCTACCAGTCCGGCGATCTTCTCCACCTTTTTGTGATCGCCTTTATCCAGGAAATAGGCCATCTGCTGGTCCACCGATTCCAGGGCTACCATGGGACTGCGCAAATCATGGGCAATGATACTGAAGAAGCGGTCTTTTGTATGATTGAGGTTTTGAAGTGTTTCATTTTGAGCTTGTAGCATGGACCTTGTTTTACGCAACTGGAAAAACAAATAAGTCCCAAATGCCAGTAATATTGCCAGGATTATGGCTGCAATCAAGTAAGCAATGTTTTGCTGTTTAAGCAGGGATGCATAGGCTTCTGCCTGCTCCGTTTGCCGGATGTGCTCATCCACCTGCTGTTTGACCTGCTCCTGTTTTAAGAGTTGCTGAGCGTTTTCCGTGAAGACGCTATCCTTATAAGCCTGATACGATTTTTGATGCTGCAATGCTTCCGTATAATCACCATTGAGCTCATATAAATGACTCAGTAATAAATGCGCTGACTGGAGCCTTGATTTACTCACCTTAAATTTTTCAGCGACTTCAAGTGCTTGTCTGGCATGTTGAATGGCATCTTTGTATTTGCCTTCATTTTCCTCAATATTGGATAAACCGATGAAAGCCGTTTGCAACAAGTGGGCATCCTGCATTTGTTCGAGCTTTGGCAATAAACCAAGGATTATTTGTTCACCATATTGGTTATTATCTGTTCTGGAATAAAGTTTGGCCATTTGAATTTTACTTTCAAAACTGCTCAATGTATCACCGACGGATAAATAGATCGAGTCGGCACGGGTATACATCTTCAGGGCGAAGTCAATGTTCTCCTGCATCTCATAAACCCGGCCTATCCGTAAGGTGATGTCTGCCGCATCTTCCGGAAAGCTTTGGATGATCTCGTAAGCTTGATTAAAATAATGCAGTGCCTGATCGTAGTCCAGCGTGGTATAAAATAAATTACCCAACCTGATCAGGACACGGCCTGTCCATTTTTTATCCGTCAATGCTTCATACAGCTTTTTGGAAAGTTCATAGTGACTTAAAGCCTCAGATATATCTCCGGCAGTGGCATTAAAATCACCCAGATACATATGCGCATACGCAATGTCCGATGAGTTTGTGTGTTCTGCGATCTGAACACCTGTCTCTCCTTCTGCAATGGCTTCCCGGTATTTGCCCATTTTCATTAGCAACGCCCCCAGGTACAAATGGCTTTGCAACAAATTAGCCAAACCATGATCTGCATATTGTGCACTTACACGACCCAATCGCGCATCTATGGGTGGAGCGCTTCTAAACGACTCAAAGATCCGGATGGACTGCCGGTATGCGTCCTCTGCCTGGACAAACTGGCCGTTTTTCTCATATTCCCAGGCTACCGCTTTGTATATATTGCCCAGGTTTTTGGGTGAAATTTGTGCCGAATCCGGGAACAGCGCATCCAACAATTCAATACCCCGTTCCGGGCTGTAGTCACCAAACTCAACCCAAATGTAGGTCGTGAAGGCGGTGGCATCCTGTGAGCCGGATTGAATGGCCAGATCCATGGCCTCGCGAGACGAGGTATAATAGTCACCTCCCTGATTGTATTCAATCTGTGCAATGAAATTGAGACATTCGGATTCTAAATCCAGCTTACCTAACCCTTCGGCAATCGGCAGAGCCTGTGTCGCATATTCCATTGCACGTGGGCTATTGCCTTTTAACATGGATTGTCGTGCAAGCCCGAGCAGTACATCCACTTTATCGGCACCCGGGCGCGCATGTTCGAGCATCAGCTGCAGGCTGTCCATGATGTAGGCATCAGGATCACTCTGGGCATGAAGTGACTTCGTTAGTAGAAGCGCAAGAGCGTACAGATAAAACAGGCGTTTCATGAGGAGTAAATTAAGCAATAATATGGTTTGATGCCTGCACCCTGATTCTGGAAAAATCTGCAACAACAAAGGCCAATGCGATTAACCTTTGTTAAGCGTGGAATTCTCAGCATTTGAAATTAGCCAACTCCTGCGATCAAATCGATCCAAGAAATCATAACCTTTTGAAGCCTGATAATCTCCAGCGTGCCGATAGCTTTAAGCAACCTTTTATTTCATCCACCAAAGGCTTGAATTGCACTTAAGATAATATTGGTCGGTCATTTAAATCATTTGATAGAAATATTAAATCACGAATTATTCGCTTGAAACAATTTTATCCATTCATTCGATTAAACCTCAAATAACCATGATTCGTACAGAATACCTGACAAGACTAGGACTGCCTGCTCCTGAACAATTTGATTTAGCCACACTATTCCGCGTTCACCGTCAACATCTCTATCGAATTCCCTTTGAAAACCTGGACATTCACGCCGGCCGTAAGATCGAGCTGGATATTGAACGCATCTATCAAAAAATTGTCCATGAGGTACGGGGCGGATTCTGTTTTGAACTGAATGGTTTATTCCACTGGTTCCTGCAGGAATCCGGATACACCTGTTATTTCATTTCTTGTGCCGTGTACATCCCACCTCAGGAAAAATACGGAGCCGATGGGGGTCATATGGCCATCATCGCCTCACTGGACAACCAGCTGTGGTTGGTGGATGTAGGTTTTGGCAATAGTTTTCCGGAGCCCATCGCACTTAATTCTACCGAAATCGTAAGCCATCATGGCCAGTATTACCGGCTGGATAGGGACCAAGAGGATCATTATATCCTTTATAACTCCAGGGACCAGCAGAACTGGATCCCTCTGTACCGTTTCAGGGATAACCCGGTACCTTTCAACTATTTTGAGCCATTCTGTGAATTCCATCAGACCTCTCCCCTCTCACCATTCACTCAGCGCAAATTGTGCTCCCAACTGGTGGAAGGAGGGCGCATAACCCTGGCAGGTAATACCCTGATCAACACCATCGATGGTCTGCGGGAAGAGATACCTGTTGAAGAGGAAGAATTTGACCATTACCTGCAGGAACTATTTGGTATTTCTATACAACATTCAGTTCAATAACATGACTTCAAAAACCAACTTTTACACTTATCTGGGGATTTTGATCTCCTATACGACGATATCCCTGGTCAACTGGCTCTTCAAGACCTACAACGGCGCAATGCTGAGTAACTCGCAGGCCGTCAGTAAAGAGCTGATCATCCTGGGCATGGTGGGTGTGCTCTTTCTGATCATCAGATTTGGTGAAAAGCAAGGCCTGGGCTCCATTGGATTGTATCCTCAGAATTTCGGCAGATCAGTTTTACGGGCATTATTCATTGCTGTCTTATCAGTGGCTGCAGTGGCCGTCGCTATCTTTATATGTCAGGCGGTAGGCTGGTCTTTCGGTGAGTCACATACTTTTGATCAATTGTCCCTATGGACGGTCACTTTGATTGTGATCCGGGCCGGCATTGCGGAGGAGGTATTTATGCGTGGTTTTTTGCTTGAAAGACTGAGTACCATAACAGGAAGTAAATGGGTAGCCGCTGCATTATCGCTAATCCCCTTTGCCCTCTTGCATTATCCCGGCCAAGGCTGGGCAGGTGTGCTCGTTTCTTTTGCTGCCGGCGGAGTCCTGACCTGGTTTTATTTCTGGAAGCGGGATCTGAAAGCAAACATAGTAGCACACTTCCTGGTAGATTTTATTCCAAATGTCGCCGCACAATGGTTTGTATGAACATAGTACCTCCATTCGTGCTATATCCAATATTGATCAATCATCACCGGTCGATCCGGGGCAATATGATCCGGGAAGGATGCATGGCGTCGTGGTAAATTTGATTTTCTGCTGAAATCAGCTCCTTATCGGTTGCTATTACATTGCCCGTATTGGGATTGGGATCGTAATGCGGTGCCATGCTGCTGGTGACATGCAGACGGATCCGGTGACCCTTTTTAAACAGATTGGAGGTATAAGCCTGGCCTATCCTAATCTTGTACACTTCCCCTGGATTCATCAATTCCTGTTTATCCAGGCCATTGCGATACCGCATCCTTAAGTAGCCGGCATCCAGACCATGCAAATTGACTGATGTACCATCCGGATAGACATCACACAGTGTGAAAGAAAAATCCGTGTCTTTCCCCGAGGAGCTGACATACAACTCTGCAACCAGTTCTCCGGTTATTTCCAGGTCCTGTTCCAGAGCTTCGGAAGTATAGACCAGTACATCTTTTCTTGATTCAATGGAACGCTGATCATAGGGATAGGATTTTTCATAGGAAATATCCCATACCGGATCGTTGGGATCAAAAACATATTGATCCGGTGATTCTTTTCCGGGCGCAACCAGGTCGAGTTTTCCATTGTTTTTATCCAGTGCGCTCCTGCCGGTACTGTGCAGATAATACGACACTGGCTGGGCACGCTTCAGGGGCCATTCTTTTTCAGCGCGCCATTTATTTTCACCCATCACAAAAATATTCACTGGTGCCACCTTGATATCCATGTCAGGTTCCTTCAGGATACCGTCATACCAGTTCAATAATTCGTAGTCATAGTCCATTCCGGCATTGGTCCCGAAGTCCATGATCCCAAATTTTGTCTTGCGACTGTTAAGTGAAGTATGATTCCAGGGCCCCAATACCAGTCTGGTCTTTTCTCTAGCCACCGGTGATCCGGATTCCCTGGTCATCTTATTAAATGCCCGGGTAGCTCCTTCCGGCCCGTAAGAAGCATCATACCACCCGCTTAACAGAAAAACAGGATTTTTGAATTTACCAAAGTCCTGCTCCACATTCAGAAAATCCCACCAGGCACTCAAATCCGGATGCGACAACCATTCGTAATATTCGGGTGCATATTGCTTCAAAAGGGGCATATCAGCCAACGGGCGGTAATTGTACCAGGGGCGCCGGTCCGTGGCTTCCCATGCTTCTGTAGCCGGCTCATCATCCCAGGGACCTGACCTATCGCCGGCCCGCTTGCGTTTATCCGGTATAATGTATGGCATGAACCAGTCCAGCCACACGGCCGAAAAGGCACCGCCAAAATACATAAAGTGATGGCTGCCAACCGGCGTCATCTCCGGAGCCGCCGCAGCCAGGTGTGGAGGAGCTTGCGACATGGCCAGCCATTGTACAATTCCCGGGTAGGAACCACCATAAGTGGCCACTTTTCCGTTACACTGCGGATATTTGGCCACCCATTCGATTACATCATAGCCGTCCGCCTTTTCGTTGCGGTAGGCTTCAAATTCTCCTTCGCTGCGTAATCGCCCACGCACGTCCACCAAAAAGACCAGGTATCCCCTCCGGGCTGCCTTGATGGGAAATTCAGCATAACCATCGTAATCATCGATCCCGTAAGGTGTACGGTAAACGATGGCAGGGTAAGAACCGGGGGCTTCCGGACGGTACAAAATGGCACCCAGCTTAACGCTATCCGACATGGGAATCATGATCTCCTCCCGTTTCAGATTATATGAATGCTGAGCGGCCAGGGTCCCGGTCAGCAATACTAATATCGTCAGCAGGGTGCAAACCCGTTTTTGACCCATCATCCGGGTGTTGTGGTGGTTGAATTGATGCATGTGCTAAAGATAAAAGGTTAGCTTCAGTCTCAGGCAGTAATGAACCATCAAAACGAAGGTTATCGCTCAAGGCCCTAACTATCGTACATTGTACTTTCTGGCGATTGATCTAATTCGAAAAACAGTACATTTTCCTCAATTCGCCTCCATTTGCTTCCTCAATTCTTCAAATCAATTCTTCACTACACGGATCTCAAGATTTTCCGGACGGATGTTTTTGAGCAGGAGCATCGATTTGCCGTCCCGGCGAACATCGTAATTAGGTATGGCGTAACCCGATTGTGGATATAATCCTTCCATAACCAGTTCCGCATTGCCAAAATCAAATTCGGATAGCCCGGCTTACACTTTCAGGAATATTTTCTTCTTCCAGAGAATGTACAAGAATATCCAGGCGGTCATAACATAGGCTGTAGCGCCCAGGAGTTCCGACCAGCTTTCCGGGAAAAGATTGATCAATCCACCAAATAAAAACTTGGATGTATGCCCGAAATCAATGACAGAACCAGCTAAATAAATGGTGATGGAATTCATCCCAATGACCCTGAAAAAGAACGTCCATTTTTGGTATTTCCAAATGTCGATGACCAGATAAAACAGAGAGAATAACACCATGCTCATCCCACCTACATAACATACGAAAGAACTGGACCACAAATATTTATTGATCGGAAAGATCAAGTTCCACAACTGTCCCAACACAATCAACAGGATACCGGCTCCCACCATGTAGCCTATTTTGCGATAAGGCAGGTCCTGCAGATAAGAAGAACGGATGAACTGGCCGGTAAGCATTCCCAATAGAGCAGTTGAAATGGCAGGTATGGTTGTCAGAATACCTTCACTATCTCCGTATTCGTAACAACAAAATTTACCGGGAAGTAAAAGGCGATCGATGTAACCTGAAAGATTGCCCTGCATGGAGAATGGATCCGTATCTCCCAGGTCCGGTGCATGCGTAAAACGAAGCAACAACCAGTAACCAATCAGGATTCCCCATAGCCAGATAATCCTGGCCCGCGTGTTGGTGTTCATAAAGATCAGCGCGGCAAACATCCAGGCCAGACCGATACGGCCCAATACACTACCATAGCGCATATTGGCAAAATCAAACTGGATGGCGTTGTTGTAAATGATACCCAGGAGTACCAGGATCAATCCACGGGCTATGACATGGCGATACAATGCCTTACGGTTCTCCTGGCCATGGTAACGTTTGGCCATCGAAAACGGAAAAGAGATACCTGCGATGAATAAAAATAACGGGAAGATCATGTCATAGAAATGGAACCCGTGCCATTTCCCGTGTTGTAATTGTCCTGCCCACCATTCCAGTATGGGCCAGTGGGTCAAAGCGGCCAGAGCGACAAAAATTCCTTCGCCCCCCATGATCCAGAACATATCAAACCCTCTCAGTGCATCCAGCGAGAGCAAACGGCCGGATGTTTTGTTGCCTTCATTTTCCATTTTGCCAATTGCGATTTAATGATCAATCCTCGCAAATACAGTCCGTTGAATTTAATACTATTTTCAGGTTATCCGGACGAAAGCATCCACACGCAGACTATTTTTTCGTTTACGGGTCAATTCAACGATGTCGTTGGCGCCCCGGCAACCCGGTTTTTGAACCATTTGGTACACACCATAAAAAACGGCGAAGTGTTAAAAAAAGAGGCTTAAAGTAATTTTCCGGGTTTATTTACCTCCTGCCCGCCTCTGTTCGTCTTAAATACTTGGCGTTTTCCTGCTCCACACTGAACTTCAATAAAAAATCAGAACATGAACCTTTCCCGACTCCATTCACTCAAAGGCTTTGAGTATCAGCACCCCAGAGATAAAAAAGCCATGCGCGCGCTACAGGAGACCAAAGGTATAGAGCGCGTCGTGAAGAAGTTTTACGATATGGGCATTGAAAAGATCATCAAACTGCAATCCACCGGCAGCAGCCTGGCAGCTACACCAAAGGCTTTCCCGGAGTTAAACCGGGCTCTTGATACTGCATGTACCATTTTGCAGGTTCCTACACGGCCGGACCTCTACATCCGCCGGTCGGAGGCACTGGATGCCATCACCCTTGGAGTCGAACACCCGATCATCCTGCTCACTTCAGAAAGTGTAAACCGCTGTTCGCATCAGGAGTTGCTGTTCATCTTCGGCCGCCAGCTGGCACACATTCAAAACAACCACATCCTGTACAAAGAAATCGGATTCATCTTTCCTGAATTGATAGACACCCTCGCTCCAGTAACTCTGGGACTAAGTTCCTTACTGTCCGGCGGGCTTCGTTATGCCTTGTTTTACTGGGAACAAATGGCGGAATTTACTGCTGACCGTGGTGGGCTGCTTACCTGCCAGGATGTACCGACAGTTAAGTTATTGCTGGCTAAGATTGCCGGCTTACCTGAAAAACACTGGGGTAATTTTGATCTTGAGGCCTTTGAACAACAAGCCCGGGAATATGAACTGGAAGACGAAAAGACGTTCGAAAAATTCATGCGCTACCTATTTGGAAATAATACCATGGCGGTAGCCCGGGCAAGCGAACTCACCAATTGGATTGAATCCGGTGATTTCGGAGCCATGATGACGCTCCATGGCCGGTGATCTGGATATTGAAAAGAGTAAGAGGCGTAGAGGCCAGGTTACTTCACTTTAAAGTCCTTAACGGACTGCACCAGGTGCCGGTTTTCCAGTCGGCACTCGGTATACCGGAACACTCCGGATTCATCACTGTGCAGATAACACCCGGGACTGTCTTTGACAACCTGCAGCATAGGGACAGGTACTAATACTGGAGTAGCTCCCTGAGCCTTACCCGGTTTAAACCATTCATAATTACTACCCTTCGTCAATCCGGTGATATTGATTGGTTTTGATCCGGTTACGTAGCTGGGTTTAGTGATGATCTCAATGATACCGTTACGAGCGATCGGTCCGAATCGTTGACGTGTTGTATTTAATGAACGGTACAAGCGAATTGCCGTACACTGATCAAATGGGATCTCAAAAAGCTGCTTGATATCCGGCTGGAATACACCATTGATCATAAGTTTAGGAGCGTCATCAAACCAGTTCTTCACATCCGCATTAAGAACCCGAATGGAATGATTATTACGCTTGTTGATGATCTTCAGGGGCAGGATCACTTCTCGGATGAAAAGTTCGAGTGATTCGAAAGCCAGGTATTTACTCAGATCGTATTCGTCATCATACTGGCTCAGCACGGTTGCTGTGGTGTCTATCGGAATCGCAGGCTGCATATAGTTAAATATGTGGGCGACCAATGTTCTTTTTTCCTCTTTCTCCAGCAGGGCATTATACAGGCTTTCCGGTACATCCGCCGGCATGAGGTCATCCGGTTGCCAAAGAGATGGCGGCAACATTGCTGGCGGCAGATCCAATAGTTGGCCATCGGTCAACCTGATAAACTGAAAGTCTTTCCGTCCTTCAAAATCCGCTACCATAAAACTGCCCTGCTGTTCCTCCAGGTCCAAGGGCAACGCCTGTAAACTGTTTATATCGTAAGCCGTCACCTTACCGTCCAGATTAGCCTGATCAAGGTGAATGCCCAGTTCATATCCGTAGCGCGTAGACAAATCAGCGGCACGGTAGGAGCGCCAGGAACTGAGGGGTAACCATTCCTGCAAACCTACCCATCCAAGGGAC harbors:
- a CDS encoding response regulator, with translation MSLKKNILIVEDELLYASRLEMQLELLGYTVVGSADSSETALDMIRENDVDLILMDIHIQGNYDGVELTEQVQKIQPVPVIFLTSQEDEMTFKRAARTKPAGFILKPCSDVQLQRSIQLALDQEKQETISDSDQEATRVIEEDLFIQKNQTVHRVPIRSIEYLEADGRYCRVHCDLGLFLVRKPLKELLKLLPESHFIQCHRSYVINLQQVEKIDLEDDQIVLKSHRIPVSKREREHVLERLRLLK
- a CDS encoding tetratricopeptide repeat protein, producing MKRLFYLYALALLLTKSLHAQSDPDAYIMDSLQLMLEHARPGADKVDVLLGLARQSMLKGNSPRAMEYATQALPIAEGLGKLDLESECLNFIAQIEYNQGGDYYTSSREAMDLAIQSGSQDATAFTTYIWVEFGDYSPERGIELLDALFPDSAQISPKNLGNIYKAVAWEYEKNGQFVQAEDAYRQSIRIFESFRSAPPIDARLGRVSAQYADHGLANLLQSHLYLGALLMKMGKYREAIAEGETGVQIAEHTNSSDIAYAHMYLGDFNATAGDISEALSHYELSKKLYEALTDKKWTGRVLIRLGNLFYTTLDYDQALHYFNQAYEIIQSFPEDAADITLRIGRVYEMQENIDFALKMYTRADSIYLSVGDTLSSFESKIQMAKLYSRTDNNQYGEQIILGLLPKLEQMQDAHLLQTAFIGLSNIEENEGKYKDAIQHARQALEVAEKFKVSKSRLQSAHLLLSHLYELNGDYTEALQHQKSYQAYKDSVFTENAQQLLKQEQVKQQVDEHIRQTEQAEAYASLLKQQNIAYLIAAIILAILLAFGTYLFFQLRKTRSMLQAQNETLQNLNHTKDRFFSIIAHDLRSPMVALESVDQQMAYFLDKGDHKKVEKIAGLVGKTTHQLSALLDNLLNWARQQLGVIPYHPEQIRVAKAFEEVISIYTSTALQKEITIRPWVDSDCMVFADKNALHTLLRNLLSNALKFSFTGQVIELEAKSLGNITQLSIVDQGEGMNREQLNQLFELSHKSTSGTYGERGTGLGLVLCKDLVEQNKGTISVESEKGHGTKITVTLPAIS
- a CDS encoding arylamine N-acetyltransferase; this encodes MIRTEYLTRLGLPAPEQFDLATLFRVHRQHLYRIPFENLDIHAGRKIELDIERIYQKIVHEVRGGFCFELNGLFHWFLQESGYTCYFISCAVYIPPQEKYGADGGHMAIIASLDNQLWLVDVGFGNSFPEPIALNSTEIVSHHGQYYRLDRDQEDHYILYNSRDQQNWIPLYRFRDNPVPFNYFEPFCEFHQTSPLSPFTQRKLCSQLVEGGRITLAGNTLINTIDGLREEIPVEEEEFDHYLQELFGISIQHSVQ
- a CDS encoding CPBP family intramembrane metalloprotease, translating into MTSKTNFYTYLGILISYTTISLVNWLFKTYNGAMLSNSQAVSKELIILGMVGVLFLIIRFGEKQGLGSIGLYPQNFGRSVLRALFIAVLSVAAVAVAIFICQAVGWSFGESHTFDQLSLWTVTLIVIRAGIAEEVFMRGFLLERLSTITGSKWVAAALSLIPFALLHYPGQGWAGVLVSFAAGGVLTWFYFWKRDLKANIVAHFLVDFIPNVAAQWFV
- a CDS encoding CocE/NonD family hydrolase, whose translation is MHQFNHHNTRMMGQKRVCTLLTILVLLTGTLAAQHSYNLKREEIMIPMSDSVKLGAILYRPEAPGSYPAIVYRTPYGIDDYDGYAEFPIKAARRGYLVFLVDVRGRLRSEGEFEAYRNEKADGYDVIEWVAKYPQCNGKVATYGGSYPGIVQWLAMSQAPPHLAAAAPEMTPVGSHHFMYFGGAFSAVWLDWFMPYIIPDKRKRAGDRSGPWDDEPATEAWEATDRRPWYNYRPLADMPLLKQYAPEYYEWLSHPDLSAWWDFLNVEQDFGKFKNPVFLLSGWYDASYGPEGATRAFNKMTRESGSPVAREKTRLVLGPWNHTSLNSRKTKFGIMDFGTNAGMDYDYELLNWYDGILKEPDMDIKVAPVNIFVMGENKWRAEKEWPLKRAQPVSYYLHSTGRSALDKNNGKLDLVAPGKESPDQYVFDPNDPVWDISYEKSYPYDQRSIESRKDVLVYTSEALEQDLEITGELVAELYVSSSGKDTDFSFTLCDVYPDGTSVNLHGLDAGYLRMRYRNGLDKQELMNPGEVYKIRIGQAYTSNLFKKGHRIRLHVTSSMAPHYDPNPNTGNVIATDKELISAENQIYHDAMHPSRIILPRIDR
- a CDS encoding DUF5009 domain-containing protein, producing the protein MENEGNKTSGRLLSLDALRGFDMFWIMGGEGIFVALAALTHWPILEWWAGQLQHGKWHGFHFYDMIFPLFLFIAGISFPFSMAKRYHGQENRKALYRHVIARGLILVLLGIIYNNAIQFDFANMRYGSVLGRIGLAWMFAALIFMNTNTRARIIWLWGILIGYWLLLRFTHAPDLGDTDPFSMQGNLSGYIDRLLLPGKFCCYEYGDSEGILTTIPAISTALLGMLTGQFIRSSYLQDLPYRKIGYMVGAGILLIVLGQLWNLIFPINKYLWSSSFVCYVGGMSMVLFSLFYLVIDIWKYQKWTFFFRVIGMNSITIYLAGSVIDFGHTSKFLFGGLINLFPESWSELLGATAYVMTAWIFLYILWKKKIFLKV
- a CDS encoding M48 family metallopeptidase; the protein is MNLSRLHSLKGFEYQHPRDKKAMRALQETKGIERVVKKFYDMGIEKIIKLQSTGSSLAATPKAFPELNRALDTACTILQVPTRPDLYIRRSEALDAITLGVEHPIILLTSESVNRCSHQELLFIFGRQLAHIQNNHILYKEIGFIFPELIDTLAPVTLGLSSLLSGGLRYALFYWEQMAEFTADRGGLLTCQDVPTVKLLLAKIAGLPEKHWGNFDLEAFEQQAREYELEDEKTFEKFMRYLFGNNTMAVARASELTNWIESGDFGAMMTLHGR